From Corynebacterium pseudotuberculosis:
TGATCTACATGCTCTCTAGAGGCGACCCCACCCCAATCGGCGCCTCGGCTGGTAAGACAGATCTTCTAATCACCTGGTTGTACAAACTCACGGTTGACCGTGGTGATTACAACGTGGGTGCGGTGATTGGTATTTTGACCTTCATCGTTCTTTCCACCGTGGCACTTATTACGTACCGCCGAAGCGGCTCTTATCGCAACGAGGAAGGATTCCAGTGATGAGCACCAAACAAGTAGGGATCCGCGGAAGCCAGCGTCGCACGCGACAGCTTGTAGACTTCTTCGTTCACCTCTTTCTTACCGTCCTGGCAATCATTTGGGTGATTCCCATCGTCTGGGTCGTGGCAGAAAGCTTTAACAAGAACACAGCTCCGTACACGAACACCTTTTTGCCCACCGAGTACAGCGTGGACAACTACGTTCAGCTCTTTACCGATCACTCGGTGTTGAACTTTCCCAAGATGTTTGTGAACACTCTCATCATTGCTTGCTTTACGTGCGCAATCAGCATTGTCTTTGTGCTCTTTGTCTCCTACTCGCTGAGCCGCCTGCGCTTCCGGTTCCGCAAGGTTTATATGAACACCGCGCTGATTTTGGGCATGTTTCCCGGCATCATGTCAGTGGTGGCCATCTATTTTATTCTTAAAGCGATCGGCCTTACCCAAGACTGGACCACTACATTTGCGTTGATCATCGTGTATTCCGCTGGAACTGGCATGGGCTTTTATGTGATGAAGGGATTCATGGACACCATTCCAATTTCATTGGATGAGGCGGCGCTTCTCGACGGCTGCACCCGGTGGCAGGTCTTTACCAAGATTATTCTTCCGATCTCCAAGCCGATGATCGTGTATCAAGCGATTGTGGGATTCTTGACCCCTTGGCTGGACTTTGTGCTGGCAAAGGCGATTGCTCGAACGCAGGAAAACTACACGGTTTCTCTAGGCCTATGGAAGATGCTGGAGAAAGAATATATCTACGACTGGTTTGCACGCTTTGCCGCAGGTGCCGTGTGCATCTCTATCCCGATCACAATTTTGTTCATAGTGATGCAGCGTTACTATCAAGAGTCGATGGCCGGTTCTGTTAAGGGATAGTAAAGCTAGTAGCTTATACGCCAAATGCCCTCGTGTTGGTTATGCACCAATAAAACACGAGGGCATCCCGCTGTGATGAGCACCGTCAATAGACACCCCAAGAATTGTTTGGAAACAGGAGTGAGGAAATAAATGAATGTTCAGCTACGCCAGCGGGGATTGAACGCTCATAAGCTGGCTGGCTTAGCAGGGTTTTTCATCCTTGCGTCCTCGCTGGGGTCTCTCATGGTCCGCCCCACGGATACTGGGTATGTGGACGCCGGCTTGGGTTTACTGACTGTAGGAATCGTGATGGAGGTAATCTCTTGGTGCGCGATTCCGCTCGTCGCTTGGCTTTACACATGGGCGATCAAACGAGGAATAAATCGATGGCGCCTTGCCGCATGGACATTCGTTATTGCGGCGGTTAGCGAGGTTCCGTATGACCTAGCTTTGGATCGTCGGGCGTGGAGTACTGAGTCTCAAAACCCCGCGTGGGTGCTCCTAGTAGCTCTGGTAGTGCTGGCGGCTATAGACATCACTGCGCAGTTGTCTACCGCCTTGAGGTGGGCTGTGATGCTGGGGGTCACTCTTGCCGCAGTATTTTGGATTGTGGCGCTTTCCCTGGGCACCCGTCTTGGAATTCTCC
This genomic window contains:
- a CDS encoding sugar ABC transporter permease, yielding MSTKQVGIRGSQRRTRQLVDFFVHLFLTVLAIIWVIPIVWVVAESFNKNTAPYTNTFLPTEYSVDNYVQLFTDHSVLNFPKMFVNTLIIACFTCAISIVFVLFVSYSLSRLRFRFRKVYMNTALILGMFPGIMSVVAIYFILKAIGLTQDWTTTFALIIVYSAGTGMGFYVMKGFMDTIPISLDEAALLDGCTRWQVFTKIILPISKPMIVYQAIVGFLTPWLDFVLAKAIARTQENYTVSLGLWKMLEKEYIYDWFARFAAGAVCISIPITILFIVMQRYYQESMAGSVKG